Within the Zerene cesonia ecotype Mississippi chromosome 10, Zerene_cesonia_1.1, whole genome shotgun sequence genome, the region GATAATTATGCGTAAAATTATACTATAGTATTAACACTGGCAAGACAATAGTTTATCGTACAatgataaagtatattataaacgggACCGAGCACTCGCGGCTTAAAAACAAGCCAAGTGAGACAGGTAACGCGGAGGTGATCGATCCCTTTCTAATAGGGTGACCATAAGATTTTTCTTTTGGCGtaatttcaaactcaaaccatacatatttattcaactaaatTCCCTTTTGTCctaatatacaatttagtGTTTACCATCGGTTCGAAAAGCAACAGCATTGAAAACGTTTAACTATTTCATAAACACATATGTATAGAAGTTTTCATATGAATAGGTGATTTATGAGAGCAACAGAATTGCTCCCAGTATTCAGTATTCAGTAGTGCTTGATTTAACACTTACTTTACATATTAGTTTAATAAGTATACTgtattatgaatgaatatataGAAGATGAAAATCTATGAAATATTGTCGCTTAAGcatcaaagaaaattttattgtcattatttaatatgtaaaattttaaatgtaaaattgacatgATGTTAAAGGAGCAgctacaaaatttcatttggcTCTTTTTTGTTGAATGTAGACACTGCGTTTCGAACCGTTGGTTATtggtaacattataatatgacgAATATGTTTCAAAGGTGCTCCtagaagaagtctaattgaataaataaatgtttgaaacatTTACAGTGAATACAGTGACAGGTTTAGCTTACATGCAATTTgcgtacaatataaaaattatcatttctaGCAATCATAATTTAATGCTGCATTTACACATTCGTATTCATTATTCGCCTTGCAATAGCGAATATGCACGATTATGTACATGATTGTAAATGCTCCATTagccattattattatacgtgATCGTTTATGGCCattgcaaatattattacatgcTACAAAGTGTGAGCTTTTGGTATTGGCGAGTTTTCGTTGACAGCCTTTCCTTATTggtagttaaattaaaatttgcataCTAGGTTGTTATGATTGGACGTCTAATTGATTGTTTCCAACTGTTATTAGGCCCGTAGTGACAAAGTTTTTCGTAATTAATACGACAACCGAATTTTCTAAGAATTCTAGCGTAGTGTAAACTTGGTttccatacaataaatatataaatacgaaCAGTTTCACAttctttcttaaaatttaataaagttttgttaaacccaaaaaaaaaaaacgtaaacgTTGACCACTTCTCGGGTTCCAGGTGTGAGCAAGATCTTCAACATTGCTCTCCTCTATTCTGCAGCTAATATTTACAAACCTATActttttcactattttaagattttgtaTCGCCCgcatatttgatatttattgaaagaaaagGTAAGTTACGatagtttgaaatattttaggtCGTTGTAATGTAACGAccatcatattattttcaaagcaaatgtatattttatcagtGATAGGCAGCATTTTGACAACAGTCCCGCCTGATGGAAATTGCTTCATATTAAATCTTTGCTACTGTAACTAGATATTTTATCTCTAAACCATTCATGGATGTTCTACTTGTacaattcttataataaaagataatggTATTGGTTTGTGCGTAAGGATGGCCCGCGGTCAACAAAAACTTCAATCCCAAGCCAAGGCTGCTGAAAAGTtgtcaaaaatgaaaaaacaacAAGGACATAGCGCTACTGACCAAAAGAAAGCTGCGCAAAAGGCATTAGTGCATGTGTGTGTGGTGTGTAAggtaattatttctttattaatagttaatattacaaataatttgtgtTACTTATGTgacaatagtaataaattattatatatatggagACAGGCTatcaaaatttgaaaattgacTTTTCAGATGTTATTATTTGAGAATTatctgtgtttttattatacggTTTTTTAGTACttgtttttaagtattttttgagAAACTTCCTgctattaatgaaatttcatcTTAAGAATACTGTCTTAGTACAGtcaatacatataatgttaAGCCAAGCTCTTTATTTTTCACAGGCACAAATGCCAGATCCCAAGACATACAAACAAcactttgaaaataaacatccCAAGAATGATCTACCAGAAGACTTAAAGgctatttaaataagtctatctcaattattatatcaccatttattttgtatgtatatgcatttaaacaactttaaataaacactGTACTTCCATACCTCCATTGCAGTATTAAATTGTATCACTACATTATGGTGTtttgagaaaattattaactaacaGCAACCTGTTAAATATCAAGTTTTCATTTGTTGAAagtctaattaattttttatcaattcaaaTACCATATGTGTATCTTATCcattaattaaaagcatttatttgcAGTCCTGTATGTATCATTTAACATAATCAAAGGATTATCGTTTtgtggaaataaaaaataagtcagCTAGGAGCAAAGTGAGAAGTTTGttacattcattttaattcacCACACGAGGCAAGCAAGTGTGGGGAGTTTGTCACGGCAGTGACCGACTCAGTAATCCTATTTCTTCTAGTTTCAGCTGaatgtgcctaagggacaccGCACCCTATTTATCTagatgattaaattttatcctGCCTAGTGATTGtatatattctattctttaaaaacttcttatttatgaagcattgaaatgctacaaaactaaaattaatttgtatgtatttccTAGGTGCTATGTACAATTCCTAGATTTCATTCATATCCggtaacaaaatatacaggTACTGTGGTATGAAAGGCGATGTGATTTTACCAATACCTtctaatgaaatatgaattctTTACCtatcttttacattttatatgtatcaatTTGGCATTTGTTCGAGTCTCTATAAACATGTTATAAGAGAAATTTTACTCACAAATACTTTTAAGTCACAAGGAAATCTCAAGTGgcttgttttgtatttaaataatcttgaAAAGTTGTGAACTTCcgctatttattatgttttataaataaagtttgtgagaaatcattttttaattttgtttaacaagtagttttatgagaaataaataagatggCAGCtgcaaaaaaacaattacaatatatgatgaaataatcaaaattatggAAAAATGAAGAATCTGTCTGACAaagtaacaattttatttcattattaataagtattaagaattacacatttattcacacaatttcttcaaataaaaataatcacaatatCAGTTCTGTTGTTCTGTTACATTTGTCCTGTTGTAAATTCACAGTGTTATCAATGGACTTGTATGGTTTTATTACATCTTCTCATATGTCTGCACGTGACCGCAGGCACAGGTGCGCTCGTACACGTCGTTGTCAGCGTCGTATCGCTCGGGCCCGTAGTCGTGCTCGTGCAGGTCGCGCGTGCGGTCGTACAGGCTGGAGCGCACGTCCATGCGCAGCGCGCGAAGGCGGCGGCGCTGCGCCGTGGCCGTGGCGCGCTCGCGCCGCTCGTCCCGTTCCGCTCGCTCGCGCTCGAGCTGCTCGGCCGA harbors:
- the LOC119829425 gene encoding zinc finger protein 706-like, giving the protein MARGQQKLQSQAKAAEKLSKMKKQQGHSATDQKKAAQKALVHVCVVCKAQMPDPKTYKQHFENKHPKNDLPEDLKAI